In a genomic window of Comamonadaceae bacterium OTU4NAUVB1:
- a CDS encoding porin, which produces MNSLRLSVVATAAALVGLAAPVHAQSSVAISGLVDVYVASTRMAGAPGRVTELGSGGLTTSWIGFRGTEDLGGGLKATYALTSFIRADSGVYGRFNGDTSFSRDANVGLTGGFGSVRLGRGTAPNFLPTIFANPFGDSFAYSPLVLHANVNTAGWGYRTTPSDTGWGNQIAYTTPNYNGLAATVQYQFGEQGSDTGNGSKRNVGLNVLYLSGPWTAVAFYERDQVNNPVTGLLTTTVNGVGVPETKKDWMVGGSYNANFARFFLTYGGARTEVADYDARTTSAGVSVPIGLGSLIGAVARTKVEGTYDGTRTTGSIGYDYFLSKRTDIYAIAMRDHVTDRNSGNSVGVGMRHRF; this is translated from the coding sequence ATGAATTCTCTCCGTCTGAGCGTCGTCGCCACCGCTGCAGCCCTTGTCGGGCTGGCTGCGCCGGTTCATGCGCAATCGAGCGTGGCCATCTCCGGGCTCGTGGACGTCTATGTCGCGTCCACCCGCATGGCGGGCGCGCCGGGCCGGGTCACCGAACTCGGTTCCGGAGGCCTGACCACGTCGTGGATCGGCTTCCGGGGCACCGAGGACCTGGGCGGCGGCCTGAAGGCCACGTACGCGTTGACGTCGTTCATCCGCGCGGACAGCGGCGTCTATGGCCGCTTCAACGGCGACACGTCGTTCTCCCGCGATGCCAACGTCGGTCTGACGGGCGGCTTCGGCTCGGTGCGGCTCGGTCGCGGCACCGCGCCGAACTTCCTGCCGACGATCTTCGCCAACCCGTTCGGGGATTCGTTCGCCTATTCGCCCCTCGTGCTGCACGCCAACGTCAACACGGCGGGCTGGGGCTATCGCACGACGCCCTCGGACACCGGATGGGGCAACCAGATCGCCTACACCACGCCCAACTACAACGGTCTGGCCGCCACCGTCCAGTACCAGTTCGGTGAGCAGGGCAGCGACACCGGCAACGGCAGCAAGCGCAACGTTGGCCTGAACGTGCTCTACCTCAGCGGTCCCTGGACGGCCGTCGCCTTCTACGAGCGCGACCAAGTGAACAACCCCGTCACCGGCCTCCTGACCACCACGGTCAACGGCGTGGGCGTGCCGGAGACCAAGAAGGACTGGATGGTGGGCGGCAGCTACAACGCCAATTTCGCCCGTTTCTTCCTGACCTACGGCGGTGCGAGGACCGAGGTCGCCGACTACGACGCAAGGACGACTTCGGCCGGCGTGAGCGTGCCGATCGGCTTGGGCAGCCTGATCGGTGCCGTGGCGCGCACCAAGGTCGAGGGCACCTACGACGGCACGCGCACCACCGGCAGCATCGGCTACGACTATTTCCTGTCCAAGCGCACCGACATCTACGCCATCGCCATGCGCGACCACGTGACCGACCGCAACAGCGGCAACAGCGTGGGCGTGGGCATGCGTCACCGTTTTTGA